From the genome of Peptoniphilus sp. ING2-D1G:
TCAGCCAATCGATGAATTTTGCAAACCAGCCCTTGGATTTTTCAAGGGTTTGCTGTCCATCTTCAGAACTCAGATAATCTATTGCCTTTTGCGAATATTCTTTAGCTATTTCAGAATACTTACTTGCTTCTTCTGCTATCTTATCCCAATCCACATCTACATTTTTTAGTTTATTGAAAAACACCGTCAGTTCATCCAATTGGTTGTCCGTTATGTTTATGTTGTATTCATTGGATATGTTTTGTATCATTCCCCTTATTTCTTCCTTATTTTCGGGCATATTTTTCGCAAATTGAACCTTTAAGGCATTCATTAAATCATTCGTCTTTTCCTTTCCTATATCGGTTTCAAGCCCTGCGGACACTATCATCTCTTCGTTGGCGATTTCTTTGACTTCATCGGGGATCTTTTTGCCTGTAGAGGTTTCGTAGGCTTTCATTATTCCGGTTAAGGCTGCAGTTCCCGTGACGCTTAAGGGTGCGGAAACCTTGACATGAGCATCTGTTACACCGGCTGTTACCAGCGCATTTCTGTAGTTTTCTTCTGTTATATAATTTATGTTTTCAGAAATATCAACCTTTATTCCGCTTCCCTTTTCAGTATAGGTAATCATAGATGACGAGAGAGCTCTATGTCCTATTTTCCCTGCAGGTATGATTTCTCCCAAGTATTTGTGTTCTTCTTCATTTGTAACTTCTATAGTTAAAACATCTTCTCCTGCCCCGAACTCTTTGAGCATTCTTTGTTTTTCATCACCGCTTAAATCAGCTCCCAAACTCACTATGCTATCTCCCATAACAACATCGGCAAGTATTGTGCCTGGCGCTAAAGTCAAAATCGCAAGCATTAAAGCTGCAATCTTTTTTATTTTCATCTTCATTTTATCACTTCCTTTTCTTTCGAAGCATTATATCAGAGGATTTTGTAAATAAGGTGAAATTAATAAATTCTTAAAACTTTATTAGATACTTTAAAAAAATAACCTGCTAAGCAGGTTATTTAAGTCTGTTGACAAAGCAGCAAACCTTCTTGCTGTACTAAACATTCGGAAGCATTCGAAAAATGTGCAAGTTGGTTTGCCTACTCTATGGAATAACCTTCTTGGGAGGTCATTCGTTCTCTATTAAATTATTGTCAAGAGGAGTATCAAATTCAGATTCACTCTTAAACTTATTGATCAATTTTTTGACTTTAGTTGTGGAGTTTATCGTTCCCATTCCGGCTATGCAACCTCCGGGACATGCCATTCCTTCCAACAGATATCCGTTGTACTTGCCCGCCTTTGCAAGTTTCATAAGCTTTGAACATTCCGTAAGAGTGTCGGCCCTTTCTATTTTTATATCTCTGTCGGGCGAGAGTTCTTTGGCGATTTCCTTTACGGCCTCCGCAACTCCTCCTGCAATCGCATATCCTCTTCCCAATCTCGATGAGTCTTCAATCTTTTTATCTATAATCATATGGGCGGGATCTATGTTTTTGGCTTCAAACATCCCCATCAGTTCTTCAAAAGTTATTACGAATTCCACAAAATCCTTTACCTTTGTGTCTATTGCTTCGGATTTTTTGGAAGTACAGGGCCCTATAAAGCACACTATGGCATCTTTATCTATATTGTGTATATGCTGTGCCGTATAAATCATAGGTGATGAAGATTCCGAGATATACTCATATATATCCGGGAACTGTTTTTTTACGAGAAGTGACCATGAATAGCAACAGGAAGTCGCCATAAAGGGTATTTCACCCGGCACTCTTTCAAGATATTCCTGTGCTTCGTGAAGCGTTGTAAGGTCTGCTCCCAACCCCACTTCTATGACATCTTTAAAGCCGAGTTTTCTTATGGCTTCAAAAATTTGTTCGGGACTTGCATTGGCTCCGAATTGACCTACAAAGGACGGTGCGACTATGGCGTAAATATCCTTCTTGGGATCTTTTATCGCCTTTATGAGCTGGTAGATTTGTGTTTTATCCGCGATAGCTCCAAAGGGGCATTGAGTGACACATCTTCCGCATTGAACGCATTTATCCTGGTCGATTTCCGCTCTTCCGTATTTATCACTTCCAATTGCATCTACTCCGCAGATGGATGCACAAGGCCTGTCAAATTGTATAATCGCATTAAAGGGGCAGGTTTTTTCACATCTTCCGCACTTTATGCATTTGTCGTGATCTATGACAGCTCTGTTTTTACCAATGGTCACAGCTCCCACAGGGCATACGTTCTTGCAAGGCTTTGCCATACATTTTCTGCAATTGTCCGTTACATAGAATCGTTTTGTCGGACAGGCTTCACAGGCAAATTTAATTATATTGATAAGCGGTTGAGTATAGACATTGTGGTCAAAATCTATCTCTTCAAAGCCGTCGGTTATTTTTTTAAATTCGCTGATTTTTCGGACATCCATTCCAAGGGCAAGTCTCAGCCTTTCTTCAGTTACGGCTCTTGCTCTGAAAATATCGTCTCTGTACTTCGGAACCTCGCCGGGAACTAATCTATATGCGGCATCTTCAAAGTCTGAAACGTCTAAATCTTCGTAGGCGCTTCGCGCCACCTCTTTAAATATTCTACGTCTGATATCTATGATATCATCATAACTTTCCTTCATGATTCATACCTTTCATTAGCATTTCGTTATTATATTAACATATGTACAATTAACATTATACAATAATAGAAATAATATTAAAGATTAAAATGTTTTTAATTTAACAATTTTTTGCTGTTTTATTTTTTCATCCAAAATCAAGTCCAACAGGCTTTCATACACAGGCTCACATCCCACGATTTCTGCAACGGATCCGGAAACATAGCTGACTATCAACACGGGTAAAAACTTGTCGTCACGACTAATAATATTGAACTTCGCTAATAATCCATGTTGAAAAAACTCTATATCCTATATAGTATTAAATTATTAAAAGTTATAATGAATAAATTAAGTGTATCATCAAAAATTTTTAACTTGTTATGTATAAAATAATATTTGTTCGACGGATTTTAAAAAACTGCCCCAAATATATAAATCCCTTCGTATTATGTAGTAGCAGGAGGAAGTTATGAAAATCAGCAAGGATGAAAGGGAAAACTTAATAAAAGAAAATATCGCCTTTATCATCAATGCTGTCTCGGAAACCACCGGTCGCTATGTAGATGCGAAAAAGGATGATGAAATGAGTGTGGGTCTTTATGCCTTTGACGAAGCCATAGACAGATATGAAAATGACAAGGGGCATTTTCACGCTTTTGCGAAAATGGTCATCAAATCTCGAATAATAGATTATTTGCGAAAAGAAAACAGAAGACAGCACACTTCCATGGACTTAATGGCAGAAGAAGGCTTCGATATAGAGGACTATAAAGCACAGGTTGATTTTGAACTAAAAGAAGACATCGAGTCATGGAAAAAAGATTTGGAATTTTTAGGAATAAGCCTTGAAGATTTGGAACGAGAAAGCCCAAAACACAAAGACACAAGAAAAAAAGCCCTTGAGGTTTCCGAAAAATCAAGTGCAATTCCCTACATCACCAATCATATGTATGAAAAAAAGAGATTGCCCATAAAAATGATGTCTCAAAACTTCAATGTAAGCGAAAAAATAATCAGAACATCAAAAATTTTTATAATGGCTTGTATCGACATTTTCTTCAAAAAATACGATAGCCTGATCAGATTTATAAGGGGGTAGGATATGTATAAAAAAACGGTAATTGCAGAAATAAAAGATAAATACGCCTATGCCCTGAGTGGCGATATGGAATTAATCAAAATCAAGAAAAAACAAAACATGGAAATAGGGCAGGAAATTTATATAACAGAAGAAGACATCTATGAGGAAAAAATTCTATCCATCGAAAAAGCTGCTGATAGTGAAAAATCGCCTATCTTTAAAAACATCTATAAAAAACTGGCTATAGCCTGCGCCTTTTTACTTGTCTTCACAGGCATTTTCAACTCCTTTTCTTCGGTGGGATATGCTGACTCCTATATATCCTTGGAATTAAAGGAACCAAGACAGATCTTAATAGACAAAAAAGGACAGATCAAAGAAATTACCGATATAAATTTCAATCCGGTACAAAGTGATCTGAAGGGGAAAAAAATAACGGATAATTTAAACTCTATAATCAAAGACAACATGCCCGACGAAGAAAAAAACTTCGTGATGATTTGCAACAAAGTTCCGGAAGAACTCCAAACAAAGCTTAAAGATGAATTGGAGAATCTCGGTTATGAAGGCGATTTGCTCATAGTTCAGGGTCAAGACGGTGCTTGGAAAAATGCTAAACAAAAAAGAAAATCACTTTCTCAATACGTCCTTGAAAAAAACGGAGTTGAAACTTGGAACAAGGAACAAAATCAAAAGATGAATTCCGAAGAAAAGAAAAAAATGCTCAATAGATGCGGCACCTACATGGAAATAAAGGGAAAAAACAAAAATGAAGAACAAAATTTCCAAGAAGGAAAAACTATAAAGCAAGACACAGGCACAACAAAATCTCAACAAAGCAACAAATTCTCCGAAATCGGCGAAAAAAGACAATTTAAAAAGGGCAAATCGGAAAATAATTAAATAAACTTTTAAAAACTTCCCTAAAAAAATAACTCAAACGTATTTTATAGTGAAGGAACAAAATAAAGGATAAACAGGAGGAAAATAAAATGAAAATCAACAGCAAAACAACTTTTGCATTGGCAGGATTGTTAATATTCTCTTTAGCATCTCCCGCATTGGCAAAGGGATATCAATCAAGAGCAAACTCGCAAAACAACGCAATCTGCACAGAAGAACAAAGAGCTGCAAACCAAGCACAAAGAGATGAAAGAAGAGCAAAGAACAGGGCTAATTGTGAAAACGACGGAGTTTGCACATTGACAGAAGAAGAAAGAGCACAAAAACAAGCACAAAACAGAGCAGATCGCCCGGGTCAAGGCTCAAGGGGAAGAGGCCAATTCAAAGCAAACTGATTTTTTTGAAAAGTTATAAAATTAAAGATGCATAAAAAAGGTATCAGTCCATGGACCGATACCTTTTTTTTATAATATTTATAAATTCTTTTTATACAAAATAATATCCACTGAGCTTACTTACTCAATGGATATATCTATTTTTATTTTTTAATTAATAGTCGATTTCAAGTCCCAGCCCGGGCTTTTCGGATAATGTGATTATTCCGCCATCTTGTGTAAATCCTCCCTTTACAAAGGGGATTTCCTCAACCATTCTATAGGAGTCAAGGTCTGCATATTCGATGTTTTTCTTTGCTGCTGTAAGTGCCGCTCCTGCCGCTATTCCTATCCTTGTTTCACTCATGCAGCCAACCATGCATTTTATTCCTGCCGCTTCACAAATTGCATTTATTTGAAGAGCTTTGAAAAGTCCTCCCGCCTTCATCAGCTTTATGTTGACTATGTCCGTAGCTTCTTCTTTTACTGCTCTTAAAGCATCTACAGGGCTATGAACCGATTCATCCATCATGACTTCTTGAGTTATGTGGTCTTTTACGAATTTCATGCCTGCAAAATCCCAGTAAGGAAGAGGTTGTTCTATTTCATCGACGTTGTACTTCTCCATTTTTTTCATTACATTTATCGCCTGTTTTTTGCTATAGCCTTGATTTGCATCAAGCCTTAAACTTATGTCATCGCCCACGGCTTCACGAATTTTAGCTATGGCTTCTAAATCTTCTTCAGGATTTATTCCGATTTTTATCTTCAGAATTTTAAATCCTTCATCTACATATTTTTTAGCAAGTTTTGCCATTTCTTCAGGTTTATCTATTCCTACCGTCATGTCCGAGTTTACTTGGTTTGAATTTCCGCCTAAAAGTCTGTACACCGGAAGTCCTGCTTTTTTGCCTATTATGTCATATATGGCAAAGTCTACCGCCGCTTTTGCAGGAGTGTTATTGACTATGAATCTGTCCATAATTCTGTGAATTCGCTCAATGTTGAGGGGGTCTTGACCCACTAAAAGTGGTTTTATGTTTGTTAAAAACACATCCACTCCACCAATCATATCGCCTGTTACAGGTTCAAAGGGGCTTGCTTCTCCATATCCGCAAATGCCTTCATCGGTTTCAATTTTTAATAAAATTGAAGAATTTTTTGAACTTTCTCTTAGAGCGATTTTAAATTTCACTTTGGCTTTTGGATTTAATTCACACCATTTTAAATCAACTATTTTCATTTTGCACCTCTTGTCAATTTATTTTTTCTATACTTAATACTTCAAGTTTGATTTCGTATTCGTCTTGATTTAGATATCTATCTTCATATTCGATTTCTCCGTTTTGATTGTCATAGGGATCATTTCTGAAATATTTTCTTTCAGGGTAAAGGTCGTGTTGAAAATCGGATGTAAGGGGTACTCTGTAAGGTTCCAGATTTCCGAAATAGAAGTTCCATCTCTGTGTTGCACCTTCTCTGTAAGCCGCTCCTCCGAAGGAACAATCCGCAAACATCCAACCGTAGGGAGCTACATAAAATTGTGCCCAATCGTGATTTCCTATGGACAATTTATTTGCATACAATCCTCCTTGCCATCTTGCAGGTATCTTAGCTATACGACACATTGTGATGAACATAAGTGCCTGTATACCGCAATCACCCTTTAAAGATGTTGCACCGTAATTCGGAATGTTTATGATGCTGGCATAGGGTCTTACAAAGGAATACATCACTTTACTTGTGATGAAATCATAAATTTTTCTTGCTATCACAAGAGGATTTTTTTCATCTCCTATCACTTCAGCTGTGAGTTCTTTCATGTAGAGATTAAAAACTATGTGAGGATAGAGTTCTTCCGTATAGAAAGTCGGTTGAGCCTGCATTACTTTTTCAGGATTCGGATCTACATATTCCATGTGATTTTCAAATTCATATT
Proteins encoded in this window:
- a CDS encoding Hypothetical protein (High confidence in function and specificity), which gives rise to MKMKIKKIAALMLAILTLAPGTILADVVMGDSIVSLGADLSGDEKQRMLKEFGAGEDVLTIEVTNEEEHKYLGEIIPAGKIGHRALSSSMITYTEKGSGIKVDISENINYITEENYRNALVTAGVTDAHVKVSAPLSVTGTAALTGIMKAYETSTGKKIPDEVKEIANEEMIVSAGLETDIGKEKTNDLMNALKVQFAKNMPENKEEIRGMIQNISNEYNINITDNQLDELTVFFNKLKNVDVDWDKIAEEASKYSEIAKEYSQKAIDYLSSEDGQQTLEKSKGWFAKFIDWLKDFFANL
- a CDS encoding Fe-hydrogenase large subunit family protein (Iron only hydrogenase large subunit, C-terminal domain (pfam02906); High confidence in function and specificity) gives rise to the protein MKESYDDIIDIRRRIFKEVARSAYEDLDVSDFEDAAYRLVPGEVPKYRDDIFRARAVTEERLRLALGMDVRKISEFKKITDGFEEIDFDHNVYTQPLINIIKFACEACPTKRFYVTDNCRKCMAKPCKNVCPVGAVTIGKNRAVIDHDKCIKCGRCEKTCPFNAIIQFDRPCASICGVDAIGSDKYGRAEIDQDKCVQCGRCVTQCPFGAIADKTQIYQLIKAIKDPKKDIYAIVAPSFVGQFGANASPEQIFEAIRKLGFKDVIEVGLGADLTTLHEAQEYLERVPGEIPFMATSCCYSWSLLVKKQFPDIYEYISESSSPMIYTAQHIHNIDKDAIVCFIGPCTSKKSEAIDTKVKDFVEFVITFEELMGMFEAKNIDPAHMIIDKKIEDSSRLGRGYAIAGGVAEAVKEIAKELSPDRDIKIERADTLTECSKLMKLAKAGKYNGYLLEGMACPGGCIAGMGTINSTTKVKKLINKFKSESEFDTPLDNNLIENE
- a CDS encoding putative RNA polymerase sigma-I factor (The bacterial core RNA polymerase complex, which consists of five subunits, is sufficient for transcription elongation and termination but is unable to initiate transcription. Transcription initiation from promoter elements requires a sixth, dissociable subunit called a sigma factor, which reversibly associates with the core RNA polymerase complex to form a holoenzyme; High confidence in function and specificity), with protein sequence MKISKDERENLIKENIAFIINAVSETTGRYVDAKKDDEMSVGLYAFDEAIDRYENDKGHFHAFAKMVIKSRIIDYLRKENRRQHTSMDLMAEEGFDIEDYKAQVDFELKEDIESWKKDLEFLGISLEDLERESPKHKDTRKKALEVSEKSSAIPYITNHMYEKKRLPIKMMSQNFNVSEKIIRTSKIFIMACIDIFFKKYDSLIRFIRG
- a CDS encoding putative membrane protein (Hypothetical protein) produces the protein MYKKTVIAEIKDKYAYALSGDMELIKIKKKQNMEIGQEIYITEEDIYEEKILSIEKAADSEKSPIFKNIYKKLAIACAFLLVFTGIFNSFSSVGYADSYISLELKEPRQILIDKKGQIKEITDINFNPVQSDLKGKKITDNLNSIIKDNMPDEEKNFVMICNKVPEELQTKLKDELENLGYEGDLLIVQGQDGAWKNAKQKRKSLSQYVLEKNGVETWNKEQNQKMNSEEKKKMLNRCGTYMEIKGKNKNEEQNFQEGKTIKQDTGTTKSQQSNKFSEIGEKRQFKKGKSENN
- a CDS encoding Hypothetical protein (Family membership), coding for MKINSKTTFALAGLLIFSLASPALAKGYQSRANSQNNAICTEEQRAANQAQRDERRAKNRANCENDGVCTLTEEERAQKQAQNRADRPGQGSRGRGQFKAN
- a CDS encoding L-Ala-DL-Glu_epimerase (L-Ala-D/L-Glu epimerase catalyzes the epimerization of L-Ala-D/L-Glu and other dipeptides. The genomic context and the substrate specificity of characterized members of this family from E.coli and B.subtilis indicates a possible role in the metabolism of the murein peptide of peptidoglycan, of which L-Ala-D-Glu is a component. L-Ala-D/L-Glu epimerase is a member of the enolase-superfamily, which is characterized by the presence of an enolate anion intermediate which is generated by abstraction of the alpha-proton of the carboxylate substrate by an active site residue and is stabilized by coordination to the essential Mg2+ ion; High confidence in function and specificity), giving the protein MKIVDLKWCELNPKAKVKFKIALRESSKNSSILLKIETDEGICGYGEASPFEPVTGDMIGGVDVFLTNIKPLLVGQDPLNIERIHRIMDRFIVNNTPAKAAVDFAIYDIIGKKAGLPVYRLLGGNSNQVNSDMTVGIDKPEEMAKLAKKYVDEGFKILKIKIGINPEEDLEAIAKIREAVGDDISLRLDANQGYSKKQAINVMKKMEKYNVDEIEQPLPYWDFAGMKFVKDHITQEVMMDESVHSPVDALRAVKEEATDIVNIKLMKAGGLFKALQINAICEAAGIKCMVGCMSETRIGIAAGAALTAAKKNIEYADLDSYRMVEEIPFVKGGFTQDGGIITLSEKPGLGLEIDY
- a CDS encoding Hypothetical protein (High confidence in function and specificity) yields the protein MNEKLKYLQVDLPEDIAKLKTYGDFERMQRVIDKRIAKGIPKALEERLKLEKNLIKYIPEAYPFNYEEALEVLKNTFEDFQEEELTDLWEMDAVDWYYIKGEVHFKDDIVANLVKTRPHLAKRVKNKKDLEDKEGNFSMLDDVIGEMKAKGKLAYKFKIRSSIKIKENSIEEGKKVKVHIPLAIEYAQAEKVKLLNTSHKPKNIAKSDYPARTVYFEEECRKGDEFFIEYEFENHMEYVDPNPEKVMQAQPTFYTEELYPHIVFNLYMKELTAEVIGDEKNPLVIARKIYDFITSKVMYSFVRPYASIINIPNYGATSLKGDCGIQALMFITMCRIAKIPARWQGGLYANKLSIGNHDWAQFYVAPYGWMFADCSFGGAAYREGATQRWNFYFGNLEPYRVPLTSDFQHDLYPERKYFRNDPYDNQNGEIEYEDRYLNQDEYEIKLEVLSIEKIN